The Mesorhizobium sp. B1-1-8 genome contains a region encoding:
- a CDS encoding AMP-binding protein: protein MILTLALLAGLVFAWLLIAVIERFRLDLRFTQALLYVPFKLAYRIADERMRMARSARTPVIYVVSHQSRIEPALMLSLLPDDTLHILDDASARSPWLEPWRELARTIAFNAEHVFVSRRLVRVLKGKGRLAVYLPDAVEPDVKSFRLFRAITRIAMQADARIVPIFVAGSRDLPLSLTPADKAPRHWFPRLSISALEPMTIAELVARNPDMASNTNALFDRFAEARLYGSNLDRGLFLAIRDAADRVGASHQIIEDVISGALSYRKMFIGARVLGRRFEAVTAPGEAVGLLLPNANGVVLSFVGLISAGRIAAMINYTAGPASVTAAVRTAVIRTVISSRAFIEKASIEDIVAAVEAGGAKMLWLEDLRESVTTLDKVAAALFWRFPLQRQQAAKPAVILFTSGSEGTPKAVVLSHRNLYANAMQAEARITISPADILLNVLPVFHSFGLTGGTILPLVTGVKLFLYPSPLHYKIIPEIARKVKPTVMFGTDTFLANYARTAKDGDFSSLRFVVAGAEAVKPETRRTYRDRFQAAIIEGFGLTEAAPVVAVNTAIHNRDGTVGRLLPAIRMKLEPVEGIADAGRLWLDGPNMMMGYMTAERPGELQPLEGWHDTGDIVSVDRDGFITIRGRAKRFAKIAGEMVSLGAVEMLVQSLWPEEHHAAVAVPDKRRGERIVLVTTAGDANPEELRQFGKKTGAAELMVPNDIVKVEEIPVLGSGKTDYVSARKLAIDRLGLSAAA from the coding sequence ATGATCCTGACCCTGGCGCTGCTGGCAGGCCTTGTCTTTGCATGGCTGCTGATTGCGGTCATCGAGCGGTTCCGCCTCGACTTGCGCTTCACCCAGGCGCTGCTATATGTGCCGTTCAAGCTCGCCTACCGCATTGCCGACGAGCGCATGCGCATGGCGCGCAGCGCGCGGACGCCGGTGATCTATGTCGTCTCGCACCAGTCGCGCATCGAGCCGGCGCTGATGCTGTCGCTGTTGCCCGACGATACGCTGCACATCCTCGACGACGCTTCCGCCCGCTCGCCCTGGCTGGAGCCGTGGCGCGAGCTTGCCCGCACCATCGCTTTCAATGCCGAACATGTCTTCGTCAGCCGCCGGCTGGTCAGGGTGCTGAAGGGCAAGGGGCGGCTCGCCGTCTATCTGCCCGATGCGGTCGAGCCCGATGTGAAGTCATTCCGCCTCTTCCGCGCGATCACCCGCATCGCCATGCAGGCCGATGCCCGAATCGTGCCGATCTTCGTCGCCGGCTCCCGCGACCTGCCGCTGTCGCTGACGCCCGCCGACAAGGCGCCGCGCCACTGGTTCCCACGCCTGTCGATCAGTGCGCTGGAGCCGATGACTATCGCCGAACTGGTGGCGCGCAATCCCGACATGGCCTCCAACACCAATGCGCTCTTCGATCGCTTCGCCGAAGCGCGGCTCTACGGCAGCAATCTCGACCGCGGCCTGTTCCTGGCCATTCGCGACGCCGCCGACCGGGTTGGCGCCTCGCATCAAATCATCGAGGACGTCATCTCCGGCGCGCTCTCCTACCGCAAGATGTTCATCGGCGCGCGCGTGCTCGGCCGCCGCTTCGAGGCGGTGACGGCGCCGGGTGAAGCCGTCGGCCTGCTTCTGCCCAATGCCAATGGCGTGGTGCTGTCCTTCGTCGGCCTGATCTCGGCCGGCCGGATCGCCGCGATGATCAATTACACGGCTGGGCCGGCAAGCGTCACCGCCGCCGTCCGTACCGCCGTGATCCGCACTGTGATCTCGTCGCGCGCGTTCATCGAGAAGGCAAGCATTGAAGACATCGTCGCCGCAGTCGAGGCGGGCGGCGCCAAAATGCTGTGGCTGGAGGACCTGCGCGAAAGCGTGACGACCTTGGACAAGGTCGCGGCGGCACTCTTCTGGCGGTTCCCGCTGCAGCGGCAGCAGGCGGCAAAACCGGCGGTGATCCTGTTTACCTCGGGCTCGGAAGGCACGCCGAAGGCAGTGGTGTTGTCGCACCGCAACCTCTACGCCAACGCCATGCAGGCCGAGGCCCGCATCACGATCTCTCCGGCCGACATCCTGCTCAACGTGCTGCCGGTGTTCCACTCCTTCGGCCTGACCGGCGGCACCATCCTGCCGCTGGTGACCGGCGTAAAACTGTTCCTCTACCCCTCGCCGCTGCATTACAAGATCATCCCCGAGATCGCCCGCAAGGTGAAGCCGACGGTCATGTTCGGCACCGACACCTTCCTCGCCAACTACGCCCGCACCGCCAAGGACGGCGATTTTTCCAGCCTGCGCTTTGTCGTGGCCGGCGCGGAAGCCGTGAAGCCGGAGACGCGGCGCACCTACCGCGACCGCTTCCAGGCAGCGATCATCGAAGGTTTTGGGCTGACCGAAGCCGCTCCGGTGGTTGCCGTCAACACCGCCATCCATAACCGCGACGGCACCGTCGGCCGCCTGCTGCCGGCGATCCGCATGAAGCTCGAACCGGTCGAAGGCATCGCCGATGCCGGCCGGCTGTGGCTCGACGGACCGAACATGATGATGGGCTACATGACCGCCGAGCGTCCTGGCGAGTTGCAGCCGCTGGAGGGCTGGCACGATACCGGTGACATTGTCTCTGTCGACCGCGACGGCTTCATCACCATTCGCGGCCGGGCAAAACGCTTCGCCAAGATCGCAGGCGAGATGGTGTCGCTGGGCGCGGTCGAGATGCTGGTGCAGTCGTTATGGCCGGAGGAGCACCATGCGGCCGTGGCGGTGCCGGACAAAAGGCGCGGCGAGCGCATCGTGCTGGTCACCACCGCCGGCGATGCCAACCCGGAAGAGTTGCGCCAGTTCGGCAAGAAGACCGGTGCGGCCGAACTGATGGTGCCCAACGACATCGTCAAGGTGGAAGAGATCCCGGTGCTGGGCTCGGGCAAGACCGATTATGTCTCGGCGCGCAAGCTGGCGATCGATAGGTTGGGGTTGAGTGCTGCTGCCTGA
- a CDS encoding antibiotic biosynthesis monooxygenase: MSTENQRTGSVFRVDKFVVPAEAREEILSKARMTHELLRQQEGFVQDFLLEQFSGPGEFNLVTIVEWESQAAVDKVVPIVRAAQERIAFSPQETIKRLGVKADIANYRRLPEL; this comes from the coding sequence ATGAGCACTGAAAATCAACGCACCGGCAGCGTGTTCCGCGTCGACAAATTCGTCGTCCCGGCCGAGGCACGCGAAGAAATCCTCAGCAAGGCCAGGATGACGCACGAATTGCTGCGCCAACAGGAAGGCTTTGTGCAGGATTTCCTGCTCGAGCAGTTCTCCGGCCCAGGCGAGTTCAACCTCGTCACCATCGTCGAATGGGAAAGCCAGGCGGCGGTCGACAAGGTGGTGCCGATCGTCAGGGCCGCGCAAGAGCGCATCGCCTTCAGCCCGCAGGAGACGATCAAGCGCCTCGGCGTCAAGGCCGACATCGCCAACTACCGGCGCTTGCCGGAGTTGTAA
- the pssA gene encoding CDP-diacylglycerol--serine O-phosphatidyltransferase: MGAPFKKFEAHASGGPRIREIPMRMVLPNLVTVLAICAGLSGIRFAFENRFETAVVMVLLAAFLDGIDGRLARMLKATSKFGAQMDSLADIVNFGVAPALVLYAFLLDRAGSPGWIAALLFTIACGMRLARFNVLTDETDQPVWQSEYFVGVPAPAGAVLVMLPLYLSFLRLGLEPSRPVAFIASGFTVLVAFLLVSRLPVYSGKSVKIPGDRVLPVILAVVLYVLLLMAYPWYTLTASVAGYLLFLPFSVRAYSKRAMREGEKVPPSDIG; encoded by the coding sequence GTGGGCGCTCCGTTCAAGAAATTCGAGGCCCACGCCAGCGGCGGTCCGCGCATCCGCGAGATCCCGATGCGCATGGTGCTGCCCAATCTGGTCACCGTGCTCGCCATCTGCGCCGGCCTGTCCGGCATCCGCTTCGCCTTCGAGAACCGTTTCGAGACGGCTGTCGTCATGGTGCTGCTCGCCGCCTTCCTCGACGGCATCGACGGCCGCCTGGCACGCATGCTGAAGGCGACCTCGAAATTCGGCGCCCAGATGGATTCGCTGGCCGACATCGTCAATTTTGGCGTCGCTCCGGCGCTGGTGCTCTACGCCTTCCTGCTCGACCGCGCCGGCTCGCCCGGCTGGATCGCCGCGCTCCTGTTCACCATCGCCTGCGGCATGCGGCTCGCCCGCTTCAACGTGCTGACCGACGAAACCGACCAGCCGGTATGGCAGAGCGAGTATTTCGTCGGCGTGCCGGCGCCGGCAGGCGCCGTGCTGGTCATGCTGCCGCTCTATCTCTCTTTCCTGCGGCTTGGTCTGGAACCCAGCCGACCAGTGGCTTTCATTGCCTCCGGCTTCACCGTGCTGGTCGCTTTCCTGCTGGTCAGCCGGCTGCCGGTCTATTCCGGCAAGAGCGTCAAGATACCGGGCGACAGGGTGCTGCCGGTCATCCTGGCGGTCGTGCTCTATGTCCTGCTGTTGATGGCCTATCCTTGGTACACGCTGACGGCTTCCGTCGCGGGATACCTCCTCTTCCTGCCTTTCAGCGTGCGCGCCTATTCGAAGCGCGCCATGCGCGAAGGGGAAAAGGTGCCGCCTTCGGATATCGGGTAG
- a CDS encoding tautomerase family protein: MPIINVSVTGKPDAKLSATIAKEVTELTATHLRKDPTITAVAISYIDPQHWFAGGKPLAEHGTSTFWLDIKVVDGTNTKLELEAYLKAIFAAFGRLLGGVHEESYAFVHEVPAAAYGYGGKSQEFRFISGRLKAA, encoded by the coding sequence ATGCCGATCATCAATGTCAGCGTCACCGGCAAGCCGGACGCGAAACTTTCAGCTACGATTGCCAAGGAAGTCACGGAACTCACCGCCACGCATCTGCGCAAGGACCCGACGATCACGGCGGTTGCGATCAGCTACATCGACCCGCAGCACTGGTTCGCCGGCGGCAAGCCGCTGGCCGAACATGGGACGAGCACCTTCTGGCTCGACATCAAGGTCGTCGACGGCACCAACACCAAGCTCGAGCTCGAAGCCTATCTTAAGGCGATCTTCGCCGCCTTCGGCCGCCTGCTCGGCGGCGTGCATGAAGAAAGCTACGCCTTCGTGCACGAGGTGCCGGCGGCCGCTTATGGCTATGGCGGCAAGAGCCAGGAGTTCCGGTTCATCAGCGGGAGATTGAAGGCGGCGTGA
- a CDS encoding phosphatidylserine decarboxylase produces the protein MTLLDTIKNTFVPIHREGYPFIAAFGAATLFLGYFSSVLFWIGLILTGWCIYFYRDPERVTPVDDRFVVSPADGVISAVGPAMPPRELGLGATEMTRISVFMNVFSCHINRAPVRGKIARIEHRPGKFLNAELDKASTENERNGVVIDSPNGTVAAVQIAGLVARRIVCWAEAGGAIAIGERFGLIRFGSRVDVFLPPSAVPRVAVGQTAVGGETVLAEFGGIAVTPLVRIS, from the coding sequence ATGACGCTTCTCGACACGATCAAGAATACGTTCGTTCCGATCCATCGCGAGGGCTATCCCTTCATCGCCGCCTTCGGCGCGGCAACGCTTTTCCTCGGCTATTTCTCCTCGGTCCTGTTCTGGATCGGCCTCATCCTCACCGGCTGGTGCATCTATTTCTATCGCGATCCCGAGCGCGTCACGCCGGTCGACGACCGGTTCGTGGTGAGCCCGGCCGACGGGGTGATTTCCGCGGTCGGTCCGGCCATGCCGCCGCGCGAGCTTGGCCTTGGCGCCACCGAGATGACCCGCATCTCGGTGTTCATGAACGTTTTTTCCTGCCACATCAACCGCGCTCCCGTGCGCGGCAAGATAGCGAGGATCGAGCACAGGCCCGGCAAATTCCTCAACGCCGAGCTCGACAAGGCAAGCACCGAGAACGAGCGCAACGGCGTGGTCATCGACAGCCCCAACGGCACCGTCGCCGCCGTGCAGATCGCCGGGCTTGTGGCGCGCCGCATCGTCTGCTGGGCCGAGGCCGGCGGTGCGATCGCCATTGGCGAGCGTTTCGGCCTGATCCGTTTCGGCTCGCGTGTCGATGTCTTCCTGCCCCCGAGCGCCGTGCCGCGCGTCGCCGTCGGCCAGACGGCTGTTGGCGGCGAGACGGTGCTGGCCGAGTTCGGCGGCATAGCCGTCACGCCATTGGTCAGGATTTCCTGA
- a CDS encoding DMT family transporter yields the protein MADVVVLESRERVLAGILFTAAAYFLFSTQDAAIKLLVAGMTVWQIMFFRSVTVLAACGAIGGRRLFADTVDSPIVRPMLVRSGFTLAAWLCYYNAARSLQLAELTTIYYAAPIIVTVLSVVMLGETVPLLRWLAVVAGFVGVFIACDPTHLGLSLPVLLVLAAALLWGIAVVLLRKTAMQERTMIQLVLNNFYFLLFSTVPALVWWRTPDGGQLLLLISVGVLGGVAQFMLFEGMKRAPVSIVAPFEYTSLVWAFALGFAIWGDVPRAEVFMGAALIIGAGLLIVGNEHFRKRV from the coding sequence ATGGCCGATGTCGTCGTCCTCGAAAGCCGCGAAAGGGTGCTGGCCGGCATCCTGTTCACCGCGGCTGCCTATTTCCTGTTTTCGACGCAGGACGCGGCAATCAAGCTGCTCGTCGCCGGCATGACGGTGTGGCAGATCATGTTCTTCCGCTCGGTCACGGTGCTTGCCGCCTGCGGCGCGATCGGCGGCCGGCGGCTTTTCGCCGATACCGTCGATTCGCCGATCGTGCGGCCGATGCTGGTGCGCAGCGGCTTCACGCTCGCCGCCTGGCTCTGCTACTACAACGCCGCCCGCTCGCTACAGCTTGCCGAGCTCACCACCATCTATTACGCCGCGCCGATCATCGTTACCGTGCTCTCCGTGGTGATGCTGGGCGAGACGGTGCCGCTGCTGCGCTGGCTCGCCGTAGTCGCCGGCTTCGTTGGCGTCTTCATCGCCTGCGATCCGACGCATCTCGGCCTGTCGCTGCCGGTGCTGCTGGTGCTGGCGGCGGCGCTTTTGTGGGGCATCGCCGTGGTGCTCTTGCGCAAGACGGCGATGCAGGAGCGCACGATGATCCAGCTCGTGCTCAACAATTTCTATTTTCTGCTGTTCTCCACGGTGCCGGCGCTGGTCTGGTGGCGGACGCCCGATGGCGGTCAATTGCTGCTTCTCATCAGCGTCGGCGTGCTCGGCGGCGTCGCCCAATTCATGCTGTTCGAAGGCATGAAGCGGGCGCCGGTGTCGATCGTGGCGCCGTTCGAATATACTTCGCTGGTATGGGCCTTCGCGCTCGGCTTCGCCATCTGGGGCGACGTGCCGCGCGCCGAAGTGTTCATGGGCGCCGCTCTCATCATCGGCGCCGGCCTGCTCATCGTCGGCAACGAACATTTCCGCAAACGGGTTTAG
- a CDS encoding DUF4375 domain-containing protein — translation MFGLFSRKSKGASTKKLLASEDKGGSLLVPLIMVPRSKIEGAGEQPFQLVVAIMQFAVIMTSKGLYRYPEINPKAMQVFHADWYSSEVKNGGHSQFVHNAGREIDTVIANCRAGLAACGAKGQLTTLEKMSAWVAKHPDEAAKQTGFEGGRDDFLDTLDDAFYEADEVAPMDDLLAHWIASWPDLQIVDDDDYDDAIDQLVIANPERECRLLHESVSKLVSQMLSQRDVGAGLACAQASPSEIKLALGTARILDVEGEKQMVFHLRTSADELRLCAPTKTHVAVYEYIPPDDPPVIRPGENLLGASAPKIGIRLGRAEQSEIETVIQLSEQNHAPVAVDLLLRKAGFDPLGAIVSANSVAQTAEGPVVNWVVLASDRTFLSLSSPNGSVLLSGEDYEKLAETTMPELDAHFDRFAAAE, via the coding sequence ATGTTTGGGCTCTTCTCGCGCAAATCCAAAGGAGCTTCCACAAAGAAATTGCTGGCTTCCGAGGATAAAGGAGGCAGCCTCCTCGTGCCCTTGATTATGGTGCCCCGTTCGAAGATTGAAGGGGCTGGTGAACAGCCTTTTCAGCTCGTTGTCGCCATCATGCAATTCGCCGTGATTATGACTTCCAAAGGGCTCTATCGCTATCCGGAGATCAATCCCAAGGCGATGCAGGTCTTTCACGCGGACTGGTATTCCTCGGAGGTAAAGAACGGCGGCCATAGCCAATTCGTCCACAATGCGGGCAGGGAAATCGACACTGTGATTGCTAACTGCCGAGCTGGACTCGCCGCTTGTGGGGCAAAGGGGCAGTTGACGACTTTGGAAAAAATGTCAGCCTGGGTTGCCAAGCATCCCGACGAAGCAGCGAAGCAAACGGGCTTCGAGGGTGGCCGCGACGATTTCCTGGATACGCTCGATGACGCATTCTACGAAGCGGATGAAGTCGCGCCGATGGATGACTTACTCGCGCACTGGATCGCTTCTTGGCCTGATTTGCAGATTGTCGATGATGATGACTACGACGATGCGATCGATCAACTCGTTATAGCCAACCCCGAGCGTGAATGTAGGCTTCTTCATGAGTCGGTCAGCAAACTGGTGAGCCAGATGTTGAGCCAGCGCGACGTCGGCGCCGGCCTCGCCTGCGCTCAGGCGTCGCCGTCGGAGATCAAGCTGGCGCTGGGGACGGCAAGGATCCTGGATGTCGAAGGCGAAAAACAAATGGTCTTTCATCTGCGTACCAGTGCCGATGAGCTCCGGTTATGCGCCCCGACAAAGACACACGTCGCGGTTTATGAGTACATTCCCCCCGACGATCCTCCGGTAATTCGCCCGGGTGAGAACCTATTGGGAGCTAGTGCTCCGAAGATTGGGATACGGCTAGGGCGCGCGGAACAGTCGGAGATTGAGACGGTCATCCAACTGTCTGAACAAAATCATGCCCCCGTCGCTGTCGACCTTCTGCTGCGCAAGGCAGGCTTCGATCCGCTGGGTGCTATCGTTTCAGCCAACTCGGTGGCGCAAACGGCGGAAGGGCCAGTGGTGAATTGGGTGGTGCTGGCGTCTGACCGGACCTTCCTCTCCCTGTCTTCGCCGAATGGCAGTGTACTGTTGAGTGGCGAAGATTACGAAAAGCTCGCCGAGACTACGATGCCTGAACTCGACGCGCACTTTGATCGCTTCGCTGCCGCCGAGTAG
- a CDS encoding DMT family transporter: MPEKLTDGRADLAAERTLGIVLVSASAVAFALTGVLTKSIHADPLTITCWRGFVGSILITFYVLWRRRRSGGRESLRLGWRGWLLAFEGAAASIAFISAFKFTYVANVAVIYATSPFIAALLAFLLVRERFRMQTMLAAAVSLCGVAIMVGAGFGSGHLFGDGLALLMTAGSALYMIMVRAFRDSPVVWAGAVSAFLLFVLGWFVTDPLAVTVRDAMLLATFGCSFALASILWTEGSRLIPAAESGLLGSAEVPFAILFALLFLGEIPPMASIIGGAIVLGAVFAHAGRDWIKARSARA; this comes from the coding sequence ATGCCTGAAAAGCTCACTGACGGCAGAGCCGACCTTGCGGCCGAGCGTACGCTGGGCATCGTGCTGGTGTCGGCCTCGGCGGTGGCCTTCGCGCTGACAGGCGTGCTGACCAAATCGATCCATGCCGATCCGCTGACCATCACCTGCTGGCGCGGCTTCGTCGGCTCGATCCTGATCACCTTTTATGTGCTGTGGCGGCGGCGCCGTTCGGGTGGGCGCGAAAGCCTCAGGCTCGGCTGGCGCGGCTGGCTGCTGGCGTTCGAAGGAGCGGCGGCCAGCATCGCCTTCATCTCGGCCTTCAAATTCACTTACGTCGCCAATGTCGCGGTCATCTACGCGACCTCGCCCTTCATTGCCGCACTGCTCGCCTTCCTGCTGGTGCGGGAACGGTTCCGGATGCAAACGATGCTGGCGGCGGCCGTCTCGCTGTGCGGCGTCGCCATCATGGTGGGTGCCGGCTTCGGCAGCGGCCATCTGTTCGGCGACGGGCTGGCGCTTTTGATGACCGCCGGCAGCGCGCTCTATATGATTATGGTGCGCGCTTTTCGCGACTCGCCGGTGGTGTGGGCCGGCGCGGTTTCCGCGTTTCTTCTGTTTGTGCTCGGCTGGTTCGTCACCGACCCGCTGGCGGTCACGGTCCGCGACGCGATGCTGCTCGCCACGTTCGGCTGCTCCTTCGCGCTGGCCTCGATCCTGTGGACGGAAGGCTCGCGGCTCATTCCGGCCGCCGAATCCGGCCTGCTCGGCTCGGCCGAGGTGCCTTTCGCCATCCTATTCGCACTGCTCTTCCTCGGCGAGATCCCGCCTATGGCCTCGATCATCGGCGGCGCGATCGTGCTTGGCGCGGTTTTCGCCCATGCGGGAAGGGACTGGATAAAGGCGCGATCGGCCCGCGCGTAA
- a CDS encoding LysR substrate-binding domain-containing protein, which yields MELLDPDLLKTFLAFVDGGSLAKAASVVGRSPSAVTAQMQRLEEIVGEPLLLPQGRGRGLTLAGEDLVGHARRILAVHTEAWLALKGARAGGRIAIGTTQDFADHGLPDLLRAFAASHARVRIDLRVGRSLELGSALQAGQLDLAIVMRHAPSPDEVALISEPMLWLCSDKGLATRREAVPLALLDPYCGFREAALNALDAAGRRYHIAAGSASLAGLRTAVNAGIALTLRTRRFAHSGIVEAPRDLDLPPVPMASFAIRLSREAERPARDLAELLGDNLATAQ from the coding sequence ATGGAACTGCTCGATCCCGATCTGCTGAAAACCTTCCTCGCCTTTGTCGACGGCGGCTCGTTGGCCAAGGCGGCGTCCGTCGTCGGCCGCTCGCCGTCCGCGGTGACCGCACAGATGCAGCGGCTGGAGGAGATCGTCGGCGAGCCGCTGCTTTTGCCCCAGGGCAGGGGGCGTGGGCTGACGCTGGCGGGCGAAGATCTTGTCGGCCATGCCAGGCGCATCCTTGCCGTCCATACCGAGGCCTGGCTGGCGCTGAAAGGAGCGCGCGCCGGCGGACGCATCGCCATCGGCACGACGCAGGACTTTGCCGACCACGGCCTGCCGGACCTGCTCAGGGCTTTTGCTGCCAGCCATGCGCGCGTCCGCATCGACCTGCGCGTTGGCCGCTCGCTGGAGCTGGGGTCGGCGCTGCAGGCGGGCCAGCTCGACCTCGCCATCGTCATGCGCCACGCGCCGTCGCCCGATGAGGTGGCGCTTATCAGCGAGCCGATGCTGTGGCTCTGCTCCGACAAGGGGCTGGCGACGCGGCGGGAAGCAGTGCCGCTGGCGCTGCTCGACCCCTATTGCGGCTTCAGGGAGGCCGCGCTCAATGCGCTCGACGCCGCCGGCCGCCGCTACCACATCGCCGCCGGCAGCGCCAGCCTTGCGGGCCTGCGCACCGCCGTCAATGCCGGCATCGCGCTGACGCTGCGCACCCGGCGCTTTGCCCATTCGGGCATTGTCGAAGCGCCGCGCGACCTGGACCTGCCGCCAGTGCCGATGGCCAGCTTCGCCATCCGGCTCAGCCGCGAGGCCGAACGACCGGCGCGAGACCTGGCGGAACTGCTTGGCGACAACCTTGCGACGGCTCAATAG